The Brevinematia bacterium nucleotide sequence TGGATCTCTGATATATGCGGCAAAGGGCTTACAGCAGCAGCAATATCCTTTACTTGCTATACCTTGATAAACCAAATAATAAAGAACAATTTAGGCATAGGCAAGTCAGTAGAGATAATAAACGATATACTCGTAAATGAGCCATTATTCAGCATTGATGGCTTTTTTCTCACACTCTCGGGAATTACGATAAACACAGAGAGTTTGGAAGCCGAGATCATAAACTGCGGCAACCCACCAGTAATATTCTTTGACGGCGAAGTTGTTAAGGAGATAAATCCCAAGGGCGGAATAGTAGGTATTTTTGACGATTTTCAGTATGATTCCGTAAAGCTTAAACTTAGGAAAGGAATGATATTGTTGTTCTTTTCCGATGGAGCTACTGACATCAGAGGTATCAAAGAAGTTGAAGAAGGCGATTGGATAGAAAATCTGAAAGACACTATTGCTAATTACAGAACTCCAGAGATGATATGGGAACACCTGACAAAAAGTTTCCAAAATCTCTCATTACACAAAAACATAATAGATGATATAACAGTCTCTATGGTCTACGTTGAGTGAGAAGTTTAGACAACTATCTCGTCCTCAGGTGATCTAGATACAATAATCTCTCCTTGCTCTTCTAACTTTCTTATTACGTTGACTATCTTCTGCTGAGCTTCTTCAACATCCTTAAGCCTTATTGGCCCCATATACTCCATATCCTCTTTTAACATCTGTGAAGCTCTCTTACTCGTATTTCTAAATATCTTTTCTTGAACCTCGGGATCAGTATGCTTAAGAGCTTTTGCTAGATCTTGTTGATCTACATGCCTAAGGACCTTCTGTATGGACCTATCATCAAGTAACACAATGTCTTCAAAAACAAACATTCTCTTCTTCACTTCTTCCGCAAGGTCAGGATTATCTTCCTCAAGAGCTTCTATTATGTTCTTCTCCGTAGTTCTATCAGAATTGTTCAAAATCTGGACTAATGCATCTATACCGCCAGCTTGAGTGTAATCTTCACTAGCTAATGTAGAGAGCTTCCTCTCAAGTATTCTTTCAACTTCTCTAAGGACATCTGGTGTAGTTCTATCCATCAAAGCTATTCTTTTGGCAATATCTGGCTGAACCTCCTCTGGTAAAGACGAAAGAATAGTTGCTGCTTTCTTGGGATCAAGGTATGATAGGATCAAAGCTATGACCTGTGGAT carries:
- the fliG gene encoding flagellar motor switch protein FliG; this translates as MIAQQKKDKKQPKVLTGRRKAAIFLITVGPEISAEIFKHLKEDEIEELTFEIARTDKVEPEEREKVLAEFQELMMAQEFIALGGVDYAREVLERAMGTQRAIDIINRLTSSLQVKPFDFVRRADPQHLVNFIQGEHPQVIALILSYLDPKKAATILSSLPEEVQPDIAKRIALMDRTTPDVLREVERILERKLSTLASEDYTQAGGIDALVQILNNSDRTTEKNIIEALEEDNPDLAEEVKKRMFVFEDIVLLDDRSIQKVLRHVDQQDLAKALKHTDPEVQEKIFRNTSKRASQMLKEDMEYMGPIRLKDVEEAQQKIVNVIRKLEEQGEIIVSRSPEDEIVV